A section of the Hemibagrus wyckioides isolate EC202008001 linkage group LG04, SWU_Hwy_1.0, whole genome shotgun sequence genome encodes:
- the serp1 gene encoding stress-associated endoplasmic reticulum protein 1, giving the protein MVAKQRIRMANEKHSKNITQRGNVAKSSRGTPEEKAAVGPWLLALFVFVVCGSAIFQIIQSIRMGM; this is encoded by the exons atGGTGGCGAAACAGAGGATACGCATGGCTAACGAGAAGCACAGCAAAAACATCACACAACGAGGGAACGTGGCCAAATCATCA AGAGGCACACCAGAAGAGAAGGCGGCAGTAGGACCCTGGCTCCTGGCCTTATTTGTCTTTGTAGTGTGTGGATCAG CCATTTTCCAGATCATTCAGAGTATCCGAATGGGGATGTAA